The following nucleotide sequence is from Pseudomonas putida S13.1.2.
TGCCTTTCGGGCCGTAGACCTTGTGCGCCGAGAACGACATCAGGTCGACTTTCAGCTTTTGCAGGTCGATTTCGACCTTGCCGGCCGACTGGGCGGCGTCGACATGGAACAGCACACCACGCGCACGGGTCAGTTCACCGATCGCAGCGATGTCGTTGATCGAGCCGACTTCGTTGTTAACGTGCATCAGCGAGACCAGGATGGTGTCGTCGCGCAGCACCGCTTCTACCATGGCCGGGGTGACGATGCCATCTTCGCCCGGTTCCAGGTAGGTAACTTCGAAACCTTCACGCTCCAGCTGGCGAGCGGTATCCAGGACCGCCTTGTGCTCGATCTTGGAGGTGATGATGTGCTTGCCCTTGGTCTGATAGAAGTGCGCAACGCCCTTGAGTGCGAGGTTGTCGGACTCGGTGGCACCGCTGGTCCAGACGATTTCGCGCGGATCGGCATTGATCAGTTCGGCAACCTGACGGCGACCGTTCTCGACCGCTTCCTCGGCTTTCCAGCCGAAGACGTGAGAGCGCGAGGCCGGGTTACCGAAGTTCCCGTCGACCAGCAGGCAGTCGGCCATTTTCTGGGCCACACGTGGGTCGACCGGGGTGGTCGCGGAGTAATCGAGGTAGATCGGCAACTTCATTTGTCTCTCCTATCAGGCGGTGGCGTCGCTCGTCGTCCCTGGGGGATCAATCGACGGCGGACGTCTCAATCTTGTCCAGCTGGGCGGTTCGGCCTGCGACACGACGCAGGTCCTGGCGCTGGGCAACTTCCTGCACCTCACGGCGCATGACGAGGTCGGCCAGGCTGATG
It contains:
- a CDS encoding IscS subfamily cysteine desulfurase, coding for MKLPIYLDYSATTPVDPRVAQKMADCLLVDGNFGNPASRSHVFGWKAEEAVENGRRQVAELINADPREIVWTSGATESDNLALKGVAHFYQTKGKHIITSKIEHKAVLDTARQLEREGFEVTYLEPGEDGIVTPAMVEAVLRDDTILVSLMHVNNEVGSINDIAAIGELTRARGVLFHVDAAQSAGKVEIDLQKLKVDLMSFSAHKVYGPKGIGALYVSRKPRVRLEAIIHGGGHERGMRSGTLPTHQIVGMGEAFAIAKQEMAAENVRIKALSDRFFEQVSDLEELYVNGSQTARVPHNLNLSFNYVEGESLLMSLKDIAVSSGSACTSASLEPSYVLRALGRNDELAHSSIRFSFGRFTTEEEVDYAAQKVCEAVNKLRELSPLWDMYKDGVDISKIEWAAH